In the Heterodontus francisci isolate sHetFra1 chromosome 6, sHetFra1.hap1, whole genome shotgun sequence genome, one interval contains:
- the LOC137371445 gene encoding neurite extension and migration factor-like yields the protein MLLHVAKYFAEFTMEPKDFSCIHEEPCEVHRIAKGISEANEIECCEFGAKWRICKNKKLSKETTMLPETHFSVFQTEDSVSDQMLNFSLNGITYENKFDGAKVDESDTTTNTQESLFMEKYNGDDALLPIPSQNWSYFESFINENKEEFLDLCATDDFSTNLISEEESDSFLFDDESTLSSDVCSLKIRYESFQDNVREKTNAFQDDAQLHFFPSTRCNGSKKDVKSPIKKHSASVQEEKKEHDSPEHHTLYELESNKCLLSGVFMDNWKDGENSIDSVCLSSILNEDRGNWKLLRKSSERYSNQSNYTLRAKRQIRYSDDYLYEIDSLETMKTLGKKDHVVDAPWEDDDDWCPRKRKKTGKKEPPVIIKYIIVNRFKGHKNMHVKISRLDCTERQVLLTDEVVKKYKKLSPLKEFWSRIPNDCNMYHNQEKLDRKLKICSGAGMSYMFFASKNKKQRTLANGMSSIKIGCTLSHQKDSVIETDATNTEVPKKVQKYDKSVYEFTDEIELKRITIRTVSKANQLRVMHEDSSLQKLKKKHKILSKKRRANGLDGKDTRGRNSLESANEKPQVPNSSMHKIPGQWNSASTLLKFNTASLHSPTFSDKVETRSGLLSPVPATSCPDWSVPSAYNTHSASESLGGYFRSLLDGNDSSVNENFQFSSHHSCANGQYNKVVTENPFFSPLQRETDNVSTGCNSSGSNVLHFLAEKQNLQEVWNVETIPNVYLHNVMGKDQFPLGTVDSENERRMQIGVENQSTVNSNINQCGWKAYSSQNELNANLSQKILNEGTKQLFPSKDSPCILDISNFTPAKVKQNSWSEFSQEYTPKILSKAGKSDMKYLEHCSHGQLSSKAPSPNLCVEQWQVCSERYSTNIHTYCTNSDPTCVSCSQCAQSSVHLQTSDHLNSSNYKYSKINKAINIARKGLAKSSAVQWDRKALQKYQNCKTEIKSIKVESIEKDSTSPEDYETVEVQGNSSDALYANQICQSEKAYKPTKGFTNKDLEMCAKFVKKGLMNAKNKLPIKEAKLNGKGKYWVASAESYDDVLSNITRGSRLLNNGQREFDEPGNILSNIVSGMAAVNQFMMASVEPILNHGQVVLPAVNQSLEVQNSSKWKPKPMQISQIGTKDQKKNHSMFLNVTQAM from the coding sequence ATGCTCCTACATGTAGCAAAATATTTTGCAGAATTTACTATGGAACCTAAGGACTTTTCTTGTATTCATGAAGAGCCCTGTGAAGTTCATCGAATAGCTAAAGGTATTTCTGAAGCAAATGAAATTGAATGTTGTGAATTTGGAGCCAAATGGAGAATATGCAAAAATAAGAAACTGAGCAAGGAAACTACTATGCTTCCTGAAACACACTTttcagtttttcagactgaagactCTGTTTCTGACCAAATGTTGAATTTTTCTTTAAATGGAATAACATATGAAAACAAATTTGATGGTGCAAAGGTTGATGAAtcagataccactaccaatactcaAGAAAGTTTGTTCATGGAAAAATATAATGGAGATGATGCATTACTACCTATTCCAAGCCAGAACTGGAGTTACTTTGAATCTTTCATAAACGAAAACAAAGAAGAATTTTTAGATCTCTGTGCAACAGATGATTTTTCAACTAACTTAATCAGTGAAGAAGAAAGTGACAGTTTTTTGTTTGATGATGAATCAACACTAAGTAGTGATGTCTGCTCACTGAAGATAAGGTATGAATCTTTTCAGGACAATGTGAGAGAGAAAACTAATGCTTTTCAAGATGATGCACAACTTCATTTTTTTCCCAGTACCCGATGTAATGGAAGCAAAAAAGATGTGAAAAGCCCCATAAAAAAGCATTCTGCTTCTGTACAGGAAGAGAAAAAGGAACATGACAGTCCAGAACATCACACGCTGTATGAATTAGAAAGTAACAAATGCCTTCTGTCGGGTGTTTTTATGGATAACTGGAAAGATGGTGAGAATTCCATAGACTCAGTCTGCTTATCCTCCATTCTAAATGAAGATAGAGGAAATTGGAAGCTATTAAGGAAAAGTTCTGAAAGGTATTCAAATCAATCCAATTATACCTTGAGGGCGAAACGGCAAATACGGTATAGTGATGATTATTTATATGAGATTGATTCTTTAGAGACCATGAAAACTTTGGGCAAAAAGGATCATGTTGTAGATGCCCCATGGGAAGATGATGATGACTGGTGCCCTcggaaaagaaaaaaaactggGAAAAAAGAACCACCTGTTATTATCAAATATATAATTGTCAATCGGTTTAAAGGTCACAAAAACATGCATGTAAAAATCAGTAGATTAGATTGCACAGAAAGACAAGTACTATTGACTGATGAAGTGGTAAAAAAATATAAAAAGCTTTCACCACTTAAGGAATTTTGGTCTCGAATTCCTAATGATTGTAATATGTATCATAACCAAGAAAAACTTGATAGAAAACTAAAAATCTGTTCTGGTGCTGGAATGTCTTATATGTTCTTTGCTTCTAAAAATAAAAAACAACGAACACTTGCTAATGGGATGTCATCAATTAAAATAGGATGCACTTTGAGTCACCAAAAAGACAGTGTCATTGAAACAGATGCTACAAATACAGAAGTACCCAAGAAAGTACAAAAATATGATAAGTCGGTTTATGAATTTACAGATGAAATAGAACTGAAGCGCATCACCATTCGGACTGTGAGTAAAGCCAATCAGTTAAGAGTCATGCATGAAGACTCTTCATTACAAAAGCTAAAGAAGAAACACAAAATACTTTCAAAGAAAAGGAGAGCAAATGGTCTGGATGGTAAAGATACTCGTGGTAGAAATTCTTTAGAAAGTGCAAATGAAAAGCCTCAAGTTCCAAATTCAAGCATGCACAAAATTCCAGGTCAGTGGAATTCTGCTTCTACCTTACTTAAATTCAACACTGCGAGTTTACATTCCCCGACATTCAGTGACAAAGTAGAAACACGTAGTGGTTTACTTTCTCCAGTTCCAGCTACCAGTTGCCCAGACTGGTCTGTACCATCTGCTTACAATACACACTCAGCTTCAGAATCCCTTGGAGGATATTTCCGGTCTCTGCTCGATGGGAATGATTCCTCAGTTAACGAAAACTTCCAATTTTCCTCCCATCATTCCTGTGCCAATGGGCAGTACAACAAAGTTGTGACAGAAAACCCATTCTTTTCTCCACTGCAAAGAGAAACTGATAATGTCTCCACAGGGTGCAACAGTAGTGGATCAAATGTGCTTCATTTTTTAGCAGAAAAACAAAACCTCCAGGAAGTTTGGAATGTAGAGACTATTCCGAATGTATATCTTCACAATGTAATGGGAAAAGATCAATTTCCATTAGGCACAGTTGACTCTGAAAATGAAAGACGGATGCAGATTGGAGTTGAAAATCAATCAACTGTAAACAGTAATATAAATCAATGTGGCTGGAAGGCGTACAGTAGTCAAAATGAATTAAATGCCAACCTCAGTCAAAAGATATTAAATGAAGGAACAAAGCAACTGTTTCCTTCAAAAGATTCTCCATGCATTTTAGACATTTCAAACTTTACACCAGCAAAAGTAAAGCAGAACTCTTGGTCTGAATTTTCACAGGAATATACACCAAAAATCCTCTCCAAAGCAGGCAAGTCTGATATGAAATATTTGGAGCATTGCAGCCACGGTCAGCTTTCCAGTAAGGCTCCATCACCAAATTTGTGTGTAGAGCAGTGGCAGGTTTGTAGTGAACGATACAGTACAAATATCCATACTTATTGCACCAACAGTGATCCAACATGTGTTTCATGTTCACAATGTGCACAATCTTCTGTCCATTTACAGACTTCTGATCATTTGAATTCAAGTAATTACAAATATTCAAAAATTAATAAGGCAATAAATATTGCAAGAAAAGGTCTTGCAAAATCAAGTGCAGTTCAGTGGGACAGAAAAGCTCTTCAGAAATACCAGAATTGCAAAACTGAGATCAAAAGCATAAAAGTAGAGAGTATTGAAAAGGACAGTACATCACCAGAAGATTATGAAACTGTTGAAGTTCAGGGTAACTCTTCAGATGCATTATATGCAAATCAAATATGTCAATCTGAAAAAGCTTATAAACCCACAAAAGGGTTTACTAATAAAGATTTAGAAATGTGTGCAAAGTTTGTGAAGAAGGGTTTAATGAATGCAAAAAACAAACTTCCTATAAAGGAAGCAAAACTGAATGGAAAAGGAAAATACTGGGTTGCTTCTGCAGAATCATATGATGATGTATTAAGCAACATTACTAGAGGAAGCAGATTATTAAATAATGGTCAGAGAGAATTTGACGAACCTGGTAATATCCTTTCCAACATAGTATCTGGAATGGCAGCAGTTAATCAGTTTATGATGGCCTCAGTGGAACCAATCTTAAATCATGGGCAAGTTGTTCTCCCTGCTGTTAATCAGTCTTTGGAAGTGCAAAATAGTTCCAAATGGAAACCCAAACCAATGCAGATatcgcagattggtacaaaagatcAAAAAAAAAACCACAGCATGTTTCTGAATGTAACCCAAGCAATGTGA